From one Symbiobacterium terraclitae genomic stretch:
- the icd gene encoding isocitrate dehydrogenase (NADP(+)) — protein sequence MAKLTKLTPPEGQKITMENGRLVVPDNPIIPFIEGDGTGPDIWAAAQPVLDAAVAKAYGGKRKIAWFEVYAGEKCLNKFGEWLIDDTIEAIREYRVAIKGPLTTPVGGGIRSLNVTLRQMLDLYACVRPVRWFPGVPSPVKEPQKTDVVIFRENTEDIYAGIEWKAGTAEARKVAGLLTEQMGVKLPNSDRDDMIGIGIKPVTEFGSKRLVRAAIQYAIDNKRKSVTLVHKGNIQKFTEGAFRDWGYQVAVEEFRDYVITEDELWSDEYKGKMPAGKILVRDRIADITFQQLLLRPDEWDVIATLNLNGDYLSDHVAAMVGGIGIAPGANISYSDGYGLFEATHGTAPKYAGLDKVNPGSVILSGEMMLRYMGWHEAADLIIKGLSATIAQKTVTYDFARLTEGATEVKCSEFGRLIIENM from the coding sequence GTGGCGAAGTTGACCAAGCTGACCCCGCCCGAAGGCCAGAAGATCACCATGGAGAACGGCCGACTGGTCGTGCCGGACAACCCGATCATCCCGTTCATCGAGGGCGACGGCACGGGCCCCGACATCTGGGCGGCAGCGCAGCCCGTGCTCGACGCCGCCGTGGCGAAGGCGTATGGCGGCAAGCGGAAGATCGCCTGGTTCGAGGTCTATGCCGGTGAGAAGTGCCTGAACAAGTTCGGCGAGTGGCTCATCGACGACACCATCGAGGCGATCCGCGAGTACCGCGTCGCCATCAAGGGCCCCCTGACGACCCCCGTGGGCGGCGGCATCCGGTCGCTGAACGTCACGCTGCGGCAGATGCTGGACCTGTATGCCTGCGTCCGTCCCGTCCGCTGGTTCCCCGGCGTGCCCAGCCCGGTGAAGGAGCCTCAGAAGACCGACGTGGTCATCTTCCGCGAGAACACCGAGGACATCTACGCCGGCATCGAGTGGAAGGCCGGCACCGCAGAGGCCAGGAAGGTTGCGGGCCTGCTCACCGAGCAGATGGGCGTCAAGCTGCCCAACTCCGACCGGGACGACATGATCGGCATCGGCATCAAGCCGGTCACCGAGTTCGGCTCCAAGCGCCTGGTCCGCGCCGCCATCCAGTACGCCATCGACAACAAGCGCAAGTCCGTCACCCTGGTGCACAAGGGCAACATCCAGAAGTTCACCGAGGGCGCCTTCCGCGACTGGGGCTACCAGGTCGCCGTGGAGGAGTTCCGGGACTACGTCATCACCGAGGATGAGCTCTGGTCCGACGAGTACAAGGGCAAGATGCCCGCGGGCAAGATCCTCGTCCGCGACCGCATCGCCGACATCACCTTCCAGCAGCTCCTGCTGCGGCCTGACGAGTGGGACGTGATCGCCACCCTGAACCTGAACGGCGACTACCTCTCCGACCACGTCGCGGCCATGGTGGGCGGCATCGGCATCGCGCCGGGCGCCAACATCTCCTACAGCGACGGCTACGGCCTGTTCGAGGCCACTCACGGCACCGCGCCCAAGTACGCCGGCCTCGACAAGGTGAACCCGGGCTCGGTCATCCTCTCCGGCGAGATGATGCTCCGGTACATGGGCTGGCACGAGGCCGCCGACCTGATCATCAAGGGCCTGAGCGCAACCATCGCACAGAAGACCGTCACCTACGACTTCGCACGGCTGACCGAGGGCGCCACCGAGGTGAAGTGCTCCGAGTTCGGCCGCCTGATCATCGAGAACATGTAG
- a CDS encoding citrate (Si)-synthase: MSQLKAVLQQKIEEQRPRTQRLLKEFGNVVIDQVTIEQAIRGARDVRCLVTDISYLDPFEGIRFRGKTIPETFEALPKAPGGEYPTVEAFWYFLLTGEVPTQEQVDEVIAEWKERRVVPEYVYDVIRALPKDTHPMTMLSAGVLAMQRESKFARYYNSGEFNKNRAWEYMYEDASDLVARIPMIAAFIYRYKFKDDVHIPPDRDLDMGANFAHMMGVPKPYDDVSRMYFILHSDHESGNVSAHTGHLVASALSDAYYAYSAALNGLAGPLHGLANQEVLRWIMEFQAKLGEGVEPTRENVTKALWDTLNAGQVIPGYGHGVLRKTDPRYTAQREFCLKHMPDDPLFKLVSMIYEVAPGVLMEHGKAKNPWPNVDAQSGVIQWHYGVREWDFYTVLFGVGRALGVMANITWDRALGYPIERPKSVTTAMLEEWAAAGGRKLG, from the coding sequence GTGTCTCAGCTGAAGGCGGTGTTGCAGCAGAAGATCGAGGAGCAGCGCCCCCGCACGCAGCGCCTCCTGAAAGAGTTCGGCAACGTCGTCATCGACCAGGTGACGATCGAGCAGGCCATCCGCGGGGCGCGCGACGTGCGCTGCCTCGTGACCGACATCTCCTACCTGGACCCCTTTGAGGGCATCCGGTTCCGGGGCAAGACGATCCCCGAGACCTTCGAGGCCCTGCCCAAGGCCCCGGGCGGGGAGTACCCCACCGTTGAGGCCTTCTGGTACTTCCTGCTCACCGGCGAGGTGCCGACGCAGGAGCAGGTGGACGAGGTCATCGCCGAGTGGAAGGAGCGCCGGGTCGTGCCGGAGTACGTCTACGACGTGATCCGGGCGCTGCCGAAGGACACCCACCCGATGACCATGCTCTCCGCCGGCGTCCTGGCGATGCAGCGGGAGTCGAAGTTCGCCAGGTACTACAACTCCGGTGAGTTCAACAAGAACCGGGCCTGGGAGTACATGTACGAGGACGCCAGCGACCTGGTGGCCCGCATCCCCATGATCGCGGCGTTCATCTACCGGTACAAGTTCAAAGACGACGTCCACATCCCGCCCGACAGGGACCTGGACATGGGCGCCAACTTCGCCCACATGATGGGCGTGCCCAAGCCGTACGACGACGTCTCCCGCATGTACTTCATCCTCCACTCTGACCACGAGTCGGGCAACGTCTCCGCCCACACCGGCCACCTGGTCGCCTCGGCGCTCTCCGACGCCTACTACGCCTACTCGGCGGCGCTGAACGGCCTCGCCGGCCCGCTGCACGGTCTGGCCAACCAGGAGGTCCTGCGCTGGATCATGGAGTTCCAGGCCAAGCTGGGCGAGGGCGTCGAGCCCACGCGGGAGAACGTGACCAAGGCGCTCTGGGACACGCTCAACGCCGGCCAGGTGATCCCGGGCTACGGCCACGGGGTGCTGCGCAAGACCGACCCGCGGTACACGGCGCAGCGGGAGTTCTGCCTCAAGCACATGCCTGACGACCCGCTGTTCAAGCTGGTCAGCATGATCTACGAGGTGGCGCCGGGCGTCCTGATGGAGCACGGCAAGGCGAAGAACCCGTGGCCGAACGTCGACGCGCAGTCCGGCGTCATCCAGTGGCACTACGGCGTGCGCGAGTGGGACTTCTACACCGTCCTCTTCGGCGTGGGCCGGGCCCTGGGCGTGATGGCCAACATCACCTGGGACCGGGCGCTGGGCTACCCGATCGAGCGGCCCAAGTCGGTCACCACCGCCATGCTCGAGGAGTGGGCGGCCGCCGGTGGCCGCAAGCTCGGCTAG
- the mdh gene encoding malate dehydrogenase — protein MRRHKIAIIGSGFTGQGTALFAAARDLGDIVLVDLPVKENYAKGVALDMTEAMPIYGNDTRLSGTADYAQIAGADVVVITAGVPRKPGMSREDLVNTNAAIVKDVAEKVAKYAPDAVIIVLSNPVDSMTYVALKASGFPKNRVIGQSGVLDTARYRTFLAEAIGCSFQDVVGCVLGGHGDDMVPLVRYTSAGGIPVEKLLPKETIDAIVERTRKGGGEIVNLMGTSAGYAPGMALVEMIEAILKDRKRILPSIAYLEGEYGYSDMCMGVMTILGGNGLEKVVEIELLPEEKAALDKSAAGVKQLVEMLKAGILAQ, from the coding sequence ATGAGACGCCATAAGATCGCGATTATCGGATCGGGCTTCACGGGACAGGGAACCGCCCTGTTCGCGGCCGCCCGCGACCTGGGCGACATCGTCCTGGTCGACCTGCCCGTCAAGGAGAACTACGCCAAGGGCGTCGCGCTCGACATGACGGAGGCCATGCCGATCTACGGCAACGACACCCGGCTCTCCGGCACCGCCGACTACGCCCAGATCGCCGGGGCCGACGTGGTCGTGATCACGGCCGGCGTTCCCCGCAAGCCCGGCATGAGCCGGGAGGACCTGGTGAACACCAACGCCGCCATCGTCAAGGACGTGGCGGAGAAGGTGGCCAAGTACGCCCCCGACGCGGTGATCATCGTCCTCTCCAACCCGGTCGACTCCATGACCTACGTGGCCCTGAAGGCCTCGGGCTTCCCGAAGAACCGGGTGATCGGCCAGTCCGGCGTGCTCGACACCGCGCGCTACCGCACCTTCCTGGCGGAGGCCATCGGCTGCTCCTTCCAGGACGTCGTGGGCTGCGTGCTGGGCGGCCACGGCGACGACATGGTGCCGCTGGTCCGCTATACCTCGGCCGGCGGCATCCCGGTGGAGAAGCTGCTGCCGAAGGAGACCATCGACGCGATCGTCGAGCGCACCCGCAAGGGCGGCGGTGAGATCGTCAACCTCATGGGCACCTCGGCCGGCTACGCCCCGGGCATGGCGCTGGTGGAGATGATCGAGGCCATCCTGAAGGACCGCAAGCGCATCCTGCCGTCCATCGCCTACCTGGAGGGCGAGTACGGCTACAGCGACATGTGCATGGGCGTCATGACCATCCTCGGCGGCAACGGCCTGGAGAAGGTCGTCGAGATCGAGCTCCTGCCCGAGGAGAAGGCGGCCCTCGACAAGAGCGCGGCCGGCGTGAAACAGCTCGTCGAGATGCTGAAGGCGGGCATCCTCGCGCAGTAA